A window of the Yersinia rochesterensis genome harbors these coding sequences:
- the rnm gene encoding RNase RNM, with translation MTNKSVLANKPVLSDNSTSPDTADLTDAVTSTAFTLYDLHSHTTASDGSLSPAALVIRAAQMRVGVLAITDHDTTAGLAEAAATIEQQQLPIRLIPGVEISTLWENHEIHIVGLGMDIQHASLRQLLSEQSERRYIRAQEISARLAKARILGAWEGANRLAEGGQVTRGHFARYLVELGLASNVGQVFKKYLAKGKTGYVPAQWCTIEQAIDAIKQSGGQAVLAHPGRYDLTAKWLKRLLAHFAEHGGDAMEVAQCQQAPHERAQLAQYARDYNLLASQGSDFHQPCSWIELGRKLWLPAGVEPVWRDWLIER, from the coding sequence TTGACTAATAAATCAGTTTTGGCTAATAAACCCGTTTTATCTGATAACTCCACATCACCTGACACGGCTGATTTAACAGATGCTGTCACATCAACGGCTTTCACACTCTATGATTTGCATAGCCACACCACGGCATCGGACGGCTCGTTAAGCCCCGCGGCGTTGGTTATCCGGGCGGCGCAAATGCGTGTAGGTGTATTGGCGATTACTGATCACGATACCACCGCAGGGTTAGCAGAAGCCGCCGCGACTATCGAGCAACAGCAATTGCCCATCCGGCTGATTCCTGGCGTCGAGATTTCCACATTATGGGAAAACCATGAGATCCATATTGTGGGTTTGGGTATGGATATCCAGCATGCCAGTCTTCGCCAGCTATTAAGCGAACAATCAGAGCGCCGCTATATTCGAGCGCAGGAGATCAGTGCTCGGTTGGCAAAAGCACGGATCCTTGGTGCATGGGAAGGGGCAAATCGCTTAGCAGAGGGCGGCCAGGTGACGCGAGGCCATTTTGCCCGCTATCTGGTGGAGTTAGGTCTGGCCAGCAATGTCGGCCAGGTTTTTAAAAAGTATTTGGCCAAAGGCAAGACAGGCTATGTTCCCGCGCAATGGTGTACAATAGAACAAGCTATTGATGCTATTAAGCAATCTGGTGGGCAGGCTGTACTGGCGCATCCTGGGCGTTATGATTTAACGGCGAAATGGCTGAAGCGGTTATTAGCGCATTTTGCTGAGCATGGCGGTGATGCTATGGAAGTTGCCCAGTGCCAGCAAGCCCCCCACGAGCGGGCACAACTTGCCCAATATGCGCGCGACTATAATTTACTTGCATCCCAGGGGTCTGATTTCCATCAACCTTGTTCCTGGATTGAGTTGGGCCGCAAATTGTGGCTGCCCGCTGGGGTAGAACCGGTATGGCGTGATTGGCTGATAGAGCGCTAA
- a CDS encoding autotransporter outer membrane beta-barrel domain-containing protein → MNRVFKVIWNSALGRYDVASEFSKSGKKAKSSCSGHVDTTLGLTTPSRLSQVAITLMFTLGASSAFAADISVPVFTPEVQFEQTFTGPNNTLSGSFSNIARGDSGFKNSKLGDIPPGNFLYGAENLISKNIFNLGDMVTETFLDPKGTGALITINVYSSTAMSIKPLADFSVPVSYAVGENGQYVNRNLFHVQDSSDLTVNVGGTAAGWVNEDTNYFNAILKGGLKSQPELTTSSGFYVDSTTLAQNTVLNYNAKTVVNLGNNSNNIRDRTTSVANAVLDDFTGTFTSPYLGVQNVQNFADFQQYNNALIAGIKSGAIVLDSKGYQAELARAYFTNGSNTSPKVTPIYLDMGIDPNDAINHIIDSGRVAFIHGDGQQAIVNIGADANIQAFNTDISVVRLNDGATLNNAGTLGSAAGTVRGTNIIFATNSTVINEATGVLDAGTNPEMLDFKPVSSATLPLDVASGSHTAILANGASSVTNNGVINTASRGTSVYTRAAIIDGTSTFVNNGAINIAATVDNSPAAGYLNEGVSVQKGSTFTNNGTVYIGRQAQRSLTDVVTDLAIKTESYAVKLVQDTVNLSNIATFINNASGKIVIGSKTENSTAIIAQGVRTAVNQNGTIELNGAGATPGQNAAQNIGISASSGANNVVNNGNIIINGINTVGMKVLTNSTATNAGSINVNKGLDAATNLANYGIQAVGTGAVANLSGQVNLTGNGAIGVVAEDKGTINVTGNGQVEFVSGTKQVGYLIYGAGASVNNTAVGAETVSTEGSTLYRVDKGASFAGTTASTMNATGKNSSLIQVTGAGSTFNSGALDMVLSGEGSTGVKVEGGATGTITADASLELSGNGATAGIVDGKYYGLDGIETGATGKSVLTSSAVLTTGNTASGAYGYIARNGGELIHKGSIDFTQAGSTGVLVNGGILTNQNIISVNGTAVNIQGANSTVNNSGTVTATDGTAAFLLGSGSSLTLSGNGVTNAGGTAHGVLLDTGATALTVDGATITMTAGGTGNAIENKAEIAGIQLKNTTLTVGNGAGVRTGASMAATNSGVINVNGSGTGILFANTGDTITTNALDMSNSAGLVINVNSAAGKGIVTNSSQNLKTGASVNVNNAAGGAALIVKGTTGRVEQSGKLTSQSLTSPVVDINNGNVTSFVNSGSIHANSAAQQAVLTNTGSGVAFTNETDGSIIGQVNLLAGNNTVTLMQGSKGTDFTTGSGDDSFILKGLTATDTGVFSSLNGGTGTDTVTFDSSVYTLKDADAIQNMDYIDLINDSTLTLENVLLALGNAKDDNVNTGFNLGDGSLLQVNNLNAVNFNSKLNGLGTVAVNTAGNAFNFTANAAQNAFNGVLALGHSTFDLAASNTTALVNATLKLGADSITTVGDGVQTIGGLIFDGGTAKFDTGTPGETVAKSTIHTTTEMNLLGTGTVEVNIDSIDNSQTPVNPVLPILEQDDANTLLQLAVSDVAVQGNGGNLVLKDQYGNIITDATTADIAQNGTTVAKGTYDYRLTSGVNNDGLYVGYGLTQVELLGSGADALSLYATNKTGPAADLSAKITGSGDLAIDTGAGDTVTLSNLLNDYTGSTEVRSGTLQMLNDNVLGNTSLLSLAATTAFDMNGHSQTVGELNGTAGSLLNLNGGNLTLSQGGISNGELTGSGALTIAANVLTVNGANSGLSAVTTITNGAEAVLNNAAGLGDGNIVNAGLLTLKDAAGQLVNAISDAGRVVLQDNSDITASGDNSLFSGLFDINNGSQLAVSQAANLGSASVTNNGSLVLNSATDWALANNVSGTGSLTKNGAGTVSLTSSAAYTGQTDINAGGIMLGSNANPMTLASQQVNIASGAFMGGFGGVAGAIDNKGSLFVGNPTAPVTSILSRLAPASNVFTVGTDLTNSGIVFIGNKTSNGTGTTGNQLVVNGNYVGNNGLLHFNTALGDDDSATDSMIVNGSTSGTTKVSVDNAGGSGAKTLNGIELIQVNGLSEGDFVQSGRIVAGAYDYSLKRGVGKNVANWYLTSLSNLPVDPEIPVDPEIPVDPENPVGPEEEVKRPEAGSYTANLAAANNMFVTRLHDRLGETQYIDALTGEQKVTSMWLRNEGGHNRSRDTSGQLKTQSNRYVMQLGGDIAQWSNNDLNRLHLGVMAGYGNSKSNTRSQSGYHSDGSVDGYTAGVYSTWYANDEDKSGLYVDGWAQYSWFNNTVKGEGLATEEYKSKGITASVESGYTFKIGENKSKNETYFIQPKAQITWMGVKADEHREANGTQVSGQGDGNIQTRLGVRSYMKGHHAIDNDKDREFQPFVEANWIHNTKDFGTNMNSVDVKQAGTKNIGELKLGVEGQLNKQLNVWGNVGQQLGDKGYSDTAVMLGIKYNF, encoded by the coding sequence ATGAATCGAGTATTTAAAGTCATTTGGAATAGTGCTTTAGGCCGTTACGATGTTGCATCTGAGTTTTCTAAATCAGGAAAAAAAGCCAAGTCTTCTTGTTCAGGTCATGTCGATACGACCTTAGGCTTAACAACACCTTCTCGTCTGAGCCAGGTTGCCATCACTCTGATGTTCACCTTAGGGGCGAGTTCTGCCTTTGCAGCAGACATTAGTGTTCCGGTATTTACTCCAGAAGTTCAATTTGAACAGACATTCACCGGCCCAAATAATACTTTGTCGGGGAGTTTTAGCAACATTGCACGCGGTGATTCTGGATTTAAAAATAGCAAACTGGGTGATATTCCCCCGGGGAATTTCCTCTATGGTGCAGAGAATCTGATCAGTAAAAATATTTTCAATTTAGGGGATATGGTTACTGAAACTTTCCTTGATCCGAAAGGAACCGGCGCATTAATTACTATTAATGTGTATAGCAGCACGGCGATGTCAATTAAACCTTTGGCCGATTTTTCGGTACCAGTTTCTTATGCTGTCGGTGAGAATGGTCAGTATGTGAATCGTAACTTATTCCATGTGCAGGATAGCAGTGATCTGACCGTTAATGTCGGTGGCACTGCGGCAGGTTGGGTCAATGAGGATACCAACTACTTTAACGCTATTCTTAAGGGGGGCTTGAAAAGTCAACCTGAGCTAACCACCTCTTCAGGATTCTATGTTGACTCGACGACTTTAGCTCAAAATACAGTTTTAAATTATAACGCTAAGACCGTGGTCAACCTGGGTAATAACAGTAATAACATTCGTGATCGCACCACTTCAGTGGCTAATGCGGTACTTGATGACTTTACTGGCACTTTCACCAGCCCTTATTTAGGCGTGCAGAATGTGCAAAACTTTGCTGATTTCCAGCAATACAACAATGCGTTAATTGCCGGTATTAAAAGCGGTGCCATTGTCCTGGACAGCAAAGGTTATCAGGCTGAGTTGGCGCGTGCCTATTTTACTAACGGTAGCAATACTTCACCGAAAGTTACCCCTATCTATCTTGATATGGGTATTGACCCTAATGATGCCATCAATCACATCATTGATTCCGGTCGTGTTGCCTTTATTCATGGTGATGGTCAGCAGGCCATTGTGAATATTGGTGCTGATGCCAATATTCAGGCGTTCAATACGGATATTTCCGTGGTGCGGCTCAACGATGGTGCAACCTTGAATAATGCGGGAACATTAGGTTCAGCCGCCGGCACGGTTCGTGGCACCAATATTATTTTCGCCACTAACAGCACGGTTATTAATGAAGCCACTGGGGTTCTGGATGCCGGGACTAACCCCGAGATGCTGGATTTCAAACCCGTATCCAGTGCCACTTTGCCACTGGATGTCGCCAGCGGCAGTCATACTGCCATTCTGGCGAATGGGGCCTCTTCAGTCACTAACAATGGTGTCATCAACACCGCTTCACGTGGCACCAGTGTTTATACCCGCGCGGCTATCATTGACGGCACCTCTACCTTCGTCAATAACGGCGCTATTAACATTGCTGCAACTGTCGATAACTCTCCTGCAGCAGGGTATCTGAATGAAGGGGTGAGTGTTCAGAAAGGCTCTACTTTTACCAATAATGGCACTGTTTATATTGGCCGCCAAGCCCAGCGCTCGCTCACTGATGTGGTTACTGATCTGGCAATAAAAACAGAGTCTTATGCGGTTAAATTAGTGCAAGACACCGTCAATTTGAGCAATATCGCCACTTTTATCAATAATGCGAGCGGTAAAATTGTCATTGGCAGCAAAACTGAGAACTCCACCGCAATTATCGCACAAGGGGTCAGAACCGCCGTTAATCAGAACGGCACCATTGAGTTGAATGGTGCCGGGGCAACACCAGGACAAAACGCAGCGCAGAATATTGGTATTTCCGCTAGTTCAGGTGCCAACAATGTTGTCAATAATGGCAATATCATTATCAATGGTATCAATACCGTTGGTATGAAAGTGCTGACCAACAGTACCGCGACCAATGCCGGTAGCATTAATGTTAATAAAGGGCTGGATGCTGCTACCAATCTGGCTAACTACGGCATTCAAGCTGTGGGCACGGGCGCTGTGGCTAATCTTTCCGGCCAGGTTAATCTGACTGGCAACGGGGCTATCGGGGTGGTTGCGGAAGATAAAGGCACCATTAATGTCACCGGTAATGGTCAGGTTGAGTTTGTCTCCGGCACCAAACAAGTCGGATACCTGATTTACGGTGCCGGTGCTAGCGTCAATAACACCGCCGTGGGTGCCGAAACTGTTTCAACCGAAGGTTCGACTTTATATCGCGTTGATAAAGGTGCCAGCTTTGCCGGAACCACGGCTTCCACCATGAATGCCACCGGTAAGAATTCCTCTCTTATTCAAGTGACCGGTGCTGGCAGTACGTTTAACTCCGGTGCGCTAGATATGGTGCTTTCGGGTGAGGGTTCTACTGGCGTAAAAGTTGAGGGTGGCGCGACGGGCACCATCACAGCAGATGCCAGTTTAGAACTGAGTGGTAACGGGGCGACGGCCGGTATTGTCGATGGTAAATATTACGGGCTGGACGGTATCGAGACCGGTGCCACCGGCAAATCCGTGCTGACCAGTTCGGCGGTATTAACCACGGGTAACACAGCTTCTGGTGCTTATGGCTATATCGCCCGTAATGGCGGCGAGCTTATTCATAAAGGTTCCATTGATTTTACCCAGGCTGGCAGCACCGGTGTGTTGGTGAATGGCGGGATCCTGACCAACCAAAATATCATCTCTGTGAATGGCACTGCGGTGAATATTCAGGGCGCTAACTCAACAGTGAATAACTCGGGCACAGTGACCGCAACTGATGGTACCGCTGCCTTCCTGTTAGGTTCCGGATCCAGTTTGACACTGTCTGGTAATGGTGTAACCAACGCAGGCGGCACGGCTCATGGCGTATTGCTTGATACCGGCGCTACCGCTCTGACAGTTGACGGTGCAACCATCACTATGACGGCGGGGGGAACTGGCAACGCGATTGAAAATAAAGCAGAAATCGCGGGTATCCAATTAAAAAATACCACTCTGACTGTGGGTAATGGCGCAGGTGTGCGTACCGGAGCCTCGATGGCGGCGACCAACTCTGGCGTGATTAATGTCAATGGCAGCGGCACCGGTATTTTGTTCGCCAACACCGGCGATACCATAACGACTAACGCGCTGGATATGTCTAATTCGGCTGGCCTGGTGATTAATGTTAATTCGGCGGCGGGTAAAGGGATTGTTACCAACTCCAGTCAAAATTTGAAAACCGGTGCCAGTGTCAATGTGAACAATGCTGCTGGCGGCGCGGCCTTGATTGTTAAAGGCACGACTGGCCGTGTTGAGCAGTCCGGTAAACTGACATCCCAGTCACTGACTAGCCCAGTGGTTGATATCAACAATGGCAATGTTACTAGCTTCGTCAATAGCGGCAGCATCCATGCTAACAGTGCGGCGCAGCAAGCAGTGTTAACCAACACCGGCAGCGGCGTGGCCTTCACCAATGAGACCGACGGCAGCATTATCGGTCAGGTCAATCTGTTGGCGGGTAACAATACCGTGACCCTGATGCAGGGCAGTAAAGGGACTGACTTCACCACGGGTAGCGGCGATGATTCCTTTATTCTTAAAGGGCTGACAGCAACAGATACTGGCGTATTCAGTTCACTGAACGGCGGAACCGGCACAGACACTGTGACCTTTGATAGCTCGGTGTATACGCTGAAAGATGCTGATGCTATTCAGAATATGGATTACATCGACCTGATCAATGACTCCACGCTGACACTGGAAAATGTCCTGCTGGCGCTGGGTAATGCGAAAGATGACAACGTCAACACTGGTTTTAACTTGGGTGACGGCAGCTTGTTGCAGGTTAACAATCTGAATGCAGTGAATTTTAACAGCAAACTCAATGGCCTCGGCACTGTTGCGGTCAATACGGCGGGTAACGCGTTTAACTTTACTGCTAACGCGGCCCAGAATGCCTTTAACGGTGTACTGGCATTAGGCCACTCGACTTTTGATCTGGCAGCGAGCAACACCACCGCACTGGTGAACGCGACCCTGAAATTGGGTGCTGACAGCATCACCACGGTCGGTGATGGCGTTCAGACTATCGGCGGATTAATCTTTGACGGCGGGACGGCGAAATTTGACACCGGCACCCCAGGTGAAACGGTAGCGAAAAGCACCATTCATACCACCACCGAGATGAATCTGCTGGGTACCGGGACCGTGGAAGTGAATATCGACAGCATCGATAATAGCCAAACTCCGGTGAATCCTGTGCTGCCAATTCTGGAGCAGGATGATGCTAATACCCTATTGCAACTGGCGGTGAGTGATGTTGCGGTACAAGGTAATGGTGGCAATCTGGTGTTGAAAGACCAGTATGGCAATATTATTACCGATGCCACCACGGCAGATATTGCACAGAACGGCACGACGGTCGCCAAAGGCACTTACGACTATCGCCTGACCAGTGGCGTAAATAACGATGGTTTGTATGTGGGTTACGGTCTGACTCAGGTTGAGTTGTTGGGCAGTGGTGCTGATGCGCTGTCACTGTACGCCACCAATAAAACCGGCCCGGCCGCCGATTTGAGCGCCAAAATTACGGGGAGCGGTGATTTAGCGATTGATACTGGCGCGGGCGATACCGTGACACTGTCTAATCTGTTAAATGATTACACCGGATCTACCGAGGTGCGCAGCGGTACCTTGCAGATGCTGAATGATAATGTGCTGGGTAATACCTCACTGTTATCTTTGGCCGCCACTACCGCCTTTGATATGAACGGTCACAGCCAAACTGTGGGCGAGTTGAATGGCACCGCAGGCTCATTATTGAACCTTAATGGTGGCAACCTGACGTTGAGTCAGGGCGGCATTTCTAACGGTGAATTGACGGGCAGTGGCGCGTTGACGATTGCTGCCAATGTGTTGACCGTTAATGGTGCCAACAGTGGTTTGAGTGCGGTAACCACCATTACTAACGGTGCAGAAGCGGTGCTCAATAATGCGGCAGGGCTGGGGGATGGCAATATTGTCAACGCCGGTCTGTTGACACTGAAAGATGCAGCCGGTCAGCTGGTGAATGCTATCAGTGATGCCGGTCGCGTAGTGTTGCAGGATAACAGCGACATTACCGCCAGCGGCGATAACAGTCTGTTCAGCGGCCTGTTTGACATCAACAATGGCAGCCAGTTAGCGGTTTCTCAGGCGGCAAACCTGGGCAGCGCATCCGTCACCAATAATGGTTCGCTGGTCTTGAACTCAGCCACCGATTGGGCACTGGCTAACAACGTTAGCGGCACCGGCAGCTTGACCAAAAATGGCGCTGGCACAGTTTCGTTAACCTCATCAGCAGCTTATACCGGCCAAACAGATATTAACGCTGGCGGGATTATGCTGGGCAGTAATGCAAACCCAATGACACTGGCCAGCCAGCAGGTGAATATTGCCAGCGGTGCTTTCATGGGCGGTTTTGGTGGTGTCGCGGGTGCGATTGATAACAAAGGTTCCTTGTTTGTTGGCAACCCAACTGCACCAGTGACGTCAATATTGAGTCGTCTGGCACCTGCCAGTAATGTGTTCACTGTAGGGACGGATTTAACCAACAGCGGTATTGTCTTTATCGGCAACAAAACCAGTAATGGAACCGGCACCACAGGCAATCAATTGGTGGTAAATGGTAACTATGTGGGTAACAACGGCTTGCTGCATTTCAACACCGCGTTGGGTGATGATGACTCCGCCACGGACAGCATGATAGTCAACGGCAGCACCAGCGGAACCACCAAGGTTAGTGTGGATAATGCGGGCGGTTCAGGGGCTAAGACGCTGAACGGTATTGAACTGATTCAGGTTAATGGCCTGTCAGAGGGTGATTTCGTGCAAAGTGGCCGTATTGTGGCTGGCGCATATGATTACAGTCTGAAACGCGGCGTGGGCAAAAATGTGGCTAACTGGTATCTGACCAGCTTGAGCAACTTGCCGGTTGATCCTGAAATCCCAGTTGATCCTGAAATCCCAGTTGATCCAGAAAACCCGGTCGGCCCAGAGGAAGAAGTTAAACGTCCTGAAGCGGGTAGTTACACAGCAAACTTGGCTGCTGCTAACAATATGTTTGTGACCCGTCTGCATGATCGTTTAGGGGAAACTCAATATATTGATGCCCTGACTGGTGAGCAGAAAGTGACGAGCATGTGGTTGCGCAACGAAGGTGGGCATAACCGTTCGCGTGATACCAGCGGTCAACTGAAAACCCAAAGCAACCGTTATGTGATGCAATTGGGTGGCGATATCGCCCAGTGGAGCAACAATGACCTGAACCGTTTACATTTAGGTGTGATGGCCGGTTACGGTAACAGCAAAAGCAATACTCGCTCGCAATCCGGCTACCACTCTGATGGTTCCGTTGATGGCTACACTGCCGGTGTCTATAGCACTTGGTATGCCAATGACGAAGATAAGTCTGGGTTGTATGTTGATGGTTGGGCGCAGTACAGCTGGTTCAACAATACCGTGAAGGGCGAAGGTCTGGCGACTGAAGAGTACAAATCTAAAGGGATAACCGCGTCGGTCGAGAGCGGCTACACCTTCAAGATAGGTGAAAATAAGTCTAAGAACGAAACCTACTTTATCCAGCCAAAAGCGCAGATAACCTGGATGGGTGTGAAAGCTGACGAGCATCGTGAAGCCAATGGTACACAGGTGAGCGGCCAAGGCGACGGTAATATCCAGACGCGTCTGGGTGTGCGTTCTTATATGAAAGGGCACCATGCTATCGACAATGACAAAGATCGTGAATTCCAGCCGTTTGTAGAAGCCAACTGGATCCACAATACCAAAGACTTCGGTACCAACATGAACTCGGTTGATGTGAAGCAGGCCGGTACGAAAAATATCGGTGAGTTGAAACTGGGTGTTGAGGGGCAGCTGAACAAGCAACTGAATGTTTGGGGTAACGTAGGCCAGCAATTGGGTGATAAAGGCTACAGTGATACTGCTGTGATGTTAGGGATTAAATACAACTTCTAA
- a CDS encoding L-threonylcarbamoyladenylate synthase, whose product MSQFFYIHPENPQPRLINQSVDVLRKGGVVVYPTDSGYALGCRLEDKAAMERICRIRQLDGNHNFTLVCRDLSELSTYAYVDNSAFRLIKNNTPGNYTFILKATKEVPRRLMNDKRKTIGLRVPSNPIALALLDVLGEPLMSTTLMLPGNDFAESDPEEIKEHLGKQVDLIIHGGSLGQQPTTVIDLTDSSPEVIREGAGDATPFR is encoded by the coding sequence ATGAGTCAATTTTTTTATATTCACCCGGAAAACCCACAGCCGCGGTTAATCAACCAAAGTGTTGATGTTTTGCGCAAGGGTGGGGTGGTGGTTTATCCGACAGATTCGGGTTATGCCCTGGGTTGCCGCTTAGAAGATAAGGCGGCAATGGAACGTATCTGTCGTATTCGCCAGTTGGATGGAAACCATAACTTCACACTGGTATGCCGTGACTTGTCCGAGTTATCAACTTACGCCTATGTTGATAACTCCGCGTTTCGGTTAATCAAAAATAATACTCCCGGCAATTATACATTTATACTGAAAGCGACAAAAGAAGTGCCTCGGCGTTTGATGAATGACAAACGCAAAACTATCGGCTTGCGTGTACCGTCTAATCCTATTGCGTTGGCGCTGTTGGATGTATTGGGTGAACCGCTGATGTCGACCACATTGATGTTGCCGGGCAATGATTTTGCGGAGTCTGATCCAGAAGAGATCAAAGAGCACTTGGGAAAACAAGTGGATTTAATTATTCACGGCGGCTCTCTGGGCCAACAACCCACCACGGTGATTGATCTAACGGATTCTTCCCCAGAAGTTATCCGCGAAGGTGCCGGTGACGCCACTCCGTTCCGCTAA
- a CDS encoding anthranilate synthase component 1, whose amino-acid sequence MQTSRPTLQLLTTTGCYRDDPTALFHQLCGARPATLLLESAEVTSKQNLKSLLIVDSALRITALGQKVTIEALTRNGASLLPLLDSALPAQVEIQVRPTGRELTFPVINDVQDEDSRLQALSVFDALRLLLKLVDAPVAEREAMFIGGLFAYDLVAGFENLPQLRQDQRCPDFCFYLAETLLVLDHQHRSTTLQASLFTPDNSEHQRLTARLEQLAHQLQQAPQPIPAKSVPEMTLQCNQSDEEYGAVVSELQQAIRQGEIFQVVPSRRFSLPCPSPLAAYQTLKDSNPSPYMFFMQDNEFSLFGASPESALKYDATNRQIEIYPIAGTRPRGRRANGELDRDLDSRIELEMRTDHKELAEHLMLVDLARNDLARICESGSRYVADLTKVDRYSFVMHLVSRVVGTLRHDLDVLHAYQACMNMGTLSGAPKVRAMQLIADSEGSRRGSYGGAVGYLTAHGDLDTCIVIRSAYVEDGVATVQAGAGVVLDSIPQAEADETRNKARAVLRAIATAHHARELF is encoded by the coding sequence ATGCAAACCTCGCGTCCTACTTTACAGTTATTGACCACTACGGGGTGTTACCGTGATGACCCAACCGCACTGTTTCACCAGCTCTGCGGCGCACGGCCAGCAACATTGCTGCTTGAATCTGCGGAAGTGACCAGCAAACAAAACCTGAAAAGCTTGCTGATAGTCGACAGTGCGTTGCGTATCACCGCACTGGGGCAGAAAGTGACAATAGAAGCGCTGACACGCAATGGCGCATCTTTATTACCGCTGTTGGACTCAGCTTTACCCGCGCAAGTTGAGATTCAAGTGCGCCCAACTGGCCGCGAACTCACGTTTCCCGTCATTAATGATGTGCAGGATGAAGACTCTCGTTTACAGGCATTATCCGTTTTTGATGCTTTGCGCCTGCTGCTAAAACTGGTGGATGCTCCAGTGGCAGAGCGGGAAGCCATGTTTATTGGTGGTTTGTTTGCCTACGATTTGGTCGCCGGTTTTGAAAACTTGCCGCAGTTGCGCCAAGACCAACGTTGTCCGGATTTTTGCTTCTATTTAGCTGAAACCTTGTTGGTGTTAGATCATCAACATCGCTCAACAACATTACAAGCCAGCCTGTTCACTCCGGATAACAGCGAGCATCAGCGCTTAACGGCCCGTTTAGAACAGCTTGCCCACCAATTGCAACAAGCGCCACAGCCTATTCCAGCCAAATCAGTACCGGAAATGACGTTACAGTGTAACCAATCAGATGAAGAGTACGGCGCAGTGGTCAGTGAATTACAGCAAGCCATTCGCCAAGGTGAGATTTTCCAAGTGGTACCTTCCCGCCGCTTCTCATTACCGTGCCCATCACCACTGGCGGCGTACCAAACACTGAAAGACAGTAATCCAAGCCCTTATATGTTCTTCATGCAGGATAATGAATTTTCTTTGTTCGGTGCCTCACCAGAGAGCGCACTGAAATACGACGCCACCAATCGCCAGATTGAAATTTATCCGATTGCCGGTACTCGTCCTCGTGGCCGTCGCGCTAATGGTGAACTGGACCGCGATTTAGACAGCCGCATTGAGCTGGAAATGCGCACCGACCATAAAGAACTGGCCGAGCATTTGATGTTGGTGGATTTAGCCCGCAATGACCTGGCGCGCATCTGTGAGTCAGGCAGCCGTTACGTGGCGGATTTAACCAAAGTTGACCGCTATTCCTTTGTTATGCATCTGGTTTCTCGCGTAGTGGGCACATTGCGCCACGATTTAGATGTGCTGCATGCGTATCAAGCCTGTATGAACATGGGGACATTAAGTGGCGCGCCCAAAGTCCGGGCGATGCAATTAATCGCTGACAGTGAGGGATCGCGTCGGGGCAGCTACGGCGGTGCCGTCGGCTATCTCACCGCCCATGGCGATCTGGATACCTGCATTGTGATTCGCTCTGCTTATGTTGAAGACGGGGTTGCCACTGTACAAGCGGGTGCTGGTGTGGTGCTCGACTCAATCCCACAAGCGGAAGCCGATGAAACGCGTAATAAAGCCCGCGCGGTTCTACGAGCAATTGCCACTGCACACCACGCCAGGGAGCTGTTCTAA